The following DNA comes from Teredinibacter haidensis.
TTACGTCCTCAGTCGCGACCTTAAGCAAGCCAGCCTGTGGCATGTGGCTGAAATGGTGCGATTACCTGTGAATGAACAGGTACCGGAAGGTAAAGACGCTTTGCCAAATCCAGAGCCCTGGTTGCAGGATTTTCTGGCCAGGCAGGCACAAATTGGTGCTAGCGCACGGCAAACTTTTGCGCTGTCGCTGGAGCAACTTTTCGCCCAGGAAGCTAAAGACCTTGGTGAATAAAAAAGTCGTTTTATAGTTTTAAAGAATATTTCAAAACAGTTTTTCCTCCTGTGTCTATAATCTAATGAACACTTGGAAGATAGAGATAGTTGAACGCGAGATTTCATGGCCATTCCTCTGTTGATTTGTGACGACTCCAATATGGCTCGTAAGCAGGTAGCCCGCTCGCTGCCGGAGCAATGGGAAGTCGATGTTTCCTTCGCTGGTAACGGTATGGAAGCGTTAGATGTTATACGTGCAGGGAAAGGCGAAATGGTCTTTCTCGATCTCACCATGCCGGTAATGGACGGTTATGGGGTGCTGGAGGCGGTACGTAAAGAAGATCTAAATAGTGTCATTATTGTTATTTCTGGCGATATCCAGCCGGAGGCGCGGGAGCGGGTAAAATCCCTTGGTGCTCTCGATTTCATCAAAAAGCCCATCGACAAGCAAAAACTCAACAGTGTGCTAGAAGCCTACGGTTTGCTCTAAGCCCTTCGGATTGCTGTAGAATCTGCCCCCTGTGCTCTTGGGGTAGTTATGAAACTTTCTTCTATTGGTCAACAACTCTGTAGTGAATCCGGGATCGTCAGTTTGATGGAGGATCTGGGTGATGCTCTTAATGTCAACCCAGATATGCTCTTTCTTGGCGGTGGTAACCCAGCCTCTGTCCCCGCATTTGAACAGCGTATTGCGCAACATTTACAGCGTATAGCGACGGACCCGGTTAAATTACACAAGCTACTTGGAGTCTACCAGTCGCCCCGGGGCAACGAGCAGTTTATCAGCGCCTTGGCGGCATACCTTCGTAACACTCTGGGTTGGGATATTAGCGAACGTAATCTTGCCGTGACCAACGGCAGTCAGCCAGCGTTTTTTTTGCTCTTTAATATGCTGGCGGGCGAGGCGCCCGAAGGTGGCGTCCGGCGAATCTACCTACCCCTAATGCCCGAGTATTTGGGCTATAAAGACCAAGCCCTGGCACCGGATCTATTTAAAAGTTTTCGTCCAGCCGTAACCCTGACGGGCGAGCATCGCTTCAAGTACAAAATCGATTTTGAAGCTTTACACATTGATGATGATATCGCCGCTCTTTGTGTCTCTCGCCCCACCAATCCTACCGGCAATGTCCTGACCGATGACGAGATGGATCAGCTCAATCGCTTGAGTTTACAGTACGAGGTTCCTCTTATCGTCGATTGCGCCTATGGCACTCCATTTCCAGGGCTGCTCTATAAAAACATTACAAGCCAGTGGCAGCCGAACAATATTTTTGTGCTGAGCCTCTCCAAATTGGGCTTGCCGGGTGTACGGGCGGGTATCGTTGTTGCTAAAGAATCGGTGATTAATAAGCTGGTGCATGCCAACACGATCGTCAGCCTCGCTAACGGTAATCTAGGACCTATGCTGGCCGCAGAGCTATTGATAAGCGATGATCTGGAGCATATTTGCCAGCAGGAATTGTTGCCCTACTATCGATCCAAGCGCTCGCAAATACTCAAGCTTTTAGGCGAGCATTTGCAGGGGGTGAACTATCGTATTCACGAGTCGGAAGGAGCTTTCTTTGTGTGGCTTTGGCTGCCGGATTTGCCCATATCATCTACACAGCTGTATGAGCGCTTGAAACAGCGCAATGTGCTGGTCATGGCTGGCGAGCATTTCTTTTTCGGGTTAGAGGGGGAGTGGGAGCACCAAAAGCAGTGCCTGCGTCTCAACTTTTGTCAGAGCGAAGAGGTGATGAATGCAGCTCTGGGTATTTTGGCTGAAGAGTTAAACCTGCTTAAGGGGTAAGTTTCCGGTTCCGTAATGCTTCCACCGCCTGGGCCACTAGCGGTTCAATGGCTTGCGCTATATTCAGCGCTATAACGTCCTTTTCCTTGGGTACTTCCAGAGCTTCAAACTGGCTGTCCAGCAGCGAGCTGGGCATAAAGTGTTTACTGCGAGCCTGCATTCGCTGAAGTATCAACTCTTTGTTGCCTTCGAGATATAAAAAACAGATATTGGCCTCTGGAATACGCAGAATATCCCGGTGCTCCAAGCGCAGGCCGGAAAACGCCAGCGAGCAGCTTTTACCTTGCTTGGATAGGGTCTGCAAGTGAGTGCGAATGGATTGTACCCACGGTAGGCGCATAGCGTCCGTTAGTGGTCTGCCGTTGGCCATATGAGCTTTGTTTTGCTCGCTGTGAAAATCATCGGCATCGAAGCTTTCTATACCCAATCGTTTTCCCAGCGAATGGGCCAGAGTTGTTTTGCCGCTGCCAGACACGCCCATGGCAATCACTACAAGAGGTTTAGTGTTGATAGTGGGTTTGTTGTCGACGGTCATGGATAGGTTCTGTTTCTGGATGATAGCGCTAACATTTTTGTTATGTTATGGTGCCGGACAGCCTGTTTTAGGCCCGTGAAGCCAAAGTAGTGTAGGGGCTTTAAACAAAAAACGCTACATTTATAGTGGCTTGGTGTAATAAGAGTAATGGGTAATCGAGTAACTATGGCTGATGTGGCAGAGTTAGCGCGTGTTAGCGCTATCACTGTGTCGCGGGTTATTAATCAGCCAAATAAGGTTTCTGAGGCAGTCCGCCAAAAGGTGGAAGACGCTATCGAAGCGCTTGGGTATATTCCTAATCGCTCGGCCAGCGCCTTGGCTTCTGCTCGCTCGGGGGTTATAGGTGTCGTTATTCCCTCTTTATCCAACAGTGTTTTCAATGATGTCTTACAGGGGATCTATTCTGTTGCGGGGCCTGCGGGTTATCAGGTTGTGTTGGCCGATAGCCATTATTCTCCCCTGGAAGAAGAGCAAATGGTGCGCACGTTGCTGGGGCAGTCGCCAGAAGCGATGATTATTACCGGTAGCAATCAAACCCGGCAGACCCGCAATTTGTTACAGGCTGCGGATATTCCAATTGTGCAGCTTATGGAGTTTGTCGAACAGCCTCTTGATATGTGCGTAGGCTTTTCCCATCGCCAGGCGGCGTTCGAAGCGGTCAATCATATGCTTGCTGCCGGTTATCAAAAGCTGGGGTTTCTGGGTGCAAGAATGGATCCCCGTGCTCAGCAGCGTTTACAGGGTTACATTCAGGCAATGGAACAGGCCGCAAGGTATAGTGAAGATTGGGTCGTGACGACGCCACGGCCATCGTCAATTGCGGTGGGGGTGGAGTTGTTTAACAGCTTGATGTCTAAAAGCGCTGGCGAGTGTGACGCGGTGTTTTGCGTAAATGATGACCTGGCATTGGGTACTCTGTTTGAATGTCAGCGAATGCATATTGCCGTACCGGATAGAATGGCAATATGCGGCTTTAACGATATTGAAGCTTCTGCTTTGGTCAATCCACCGTTGTCCAGTGTGCGTGTCCCCCGTTATGACATGGGGGCTAAGGCAACGGAAATGGTGCTGGGCGTGCTGGTGGGGGATGCGGTAGAAGAAAAGCAGATAAACTGCGGCTACCAATTAATAGTGCGCGAATCCACGAGCGCGAAGCGATAAAAAAACAACAATAAAATTATGGGGGATAAAG
Coding sequences within:
- a CDS encoding response regulator, giving the protein MAIPLLICDDSNMARKQVARSLPEQWEVDVSFAGNGMEALDVIRAGKGEMVFLDLTMPVMDGYGVLEAVRKEDLNSVIIVISGDIQPEARERVKSLGALDFIKKPIDKQKLNSVLEAYGLL
- a CDS encoding gluconokinase; its protein translation is MTVDNKPTINTKPLVVIAMGVSGSGKTTLAHSLGKRLGIESFDADDFHSEQNKAHMANGRPLTDAMRLPWVQSIRTHLQTLSKQGKSCSLAFSGLRLEHRDILRIPEANICFLYLEGNKELILQRMQARSKHFMPSSLLDSQFEALEVPKEKDVIALNIAQAIEPLVAQAVEALRNRKLTP
- a CDS encoding LacI family DNA-binding transcriptional regulator produces the protein MGNRVTMADVAELARVSAITVSRVINQPNKVSEAVRQKVEDAIEALGYIPNRSASALASARSGVIGVVIPSLSNSVFNDVLQGIYSVAGPAGYQVVLADSHYSPLEEEQMVRTLLGQSPEAMIITGSNQTRQTRNLLQAADIPIVQLMEFVEQPLDMCVGFSHRQAAFEAVNHMLAAGYQKLGFLGARMDPRAQQRLQGYIQAMEQAARYSEDWVVTTPRPSSIAVGVELFNSLMSKSAGECDAVFCVNDDLALGTLFECQRMHIAVPDRMAICGFNDIEASALVNPPLSSVRVPRYDMGAKATEMVLGVLVGDAVEEKQINCGYQLIVRESTSAKR
- a CDS encoding valine--pyruvate transaminase gives rise to the protein MKLSSIGQQLCSESGIVSLMEDLGDALNVNPDMLFLGGGNPASVPAFEQRIAQHLQRIATDPVKLHKLLGVYQSPRGNEQFISALAAYLRNTLGWDISERNLAVTNGSQPAFFLLFNMLAGEAPEGGVRRIYLPLMPEYLGYKDQALAPDLFKSFRPAVTLTGEHRFKYKIDFEALHIDDDIAALCVSRPTNPTGNVLTDDEMDQLNRLSLQYEVPLIVDCAYGTPFPGLLYKNITSQWQPNNIFVLSLSKLGLPGVRAGIVVAKESVINKLVHANTIVSLANGNLGPMLAAELLISDDLEHICQQELLPYYRSKRSQILKLLGEHLQGVNYRIHESEGAFFVWLWLPDLPISSTQLYERLKQRNVLVMAGEHFFFGLEGEWEHQKQCLRLNFCQSEEVMNAALGILAEELNLLKG